A stretch of Panthera tigris isolate Pti1 chromosome E2, P.tigris_Pti1_mat1.1, whole genome shotgun sequence DNA encodes these proteins:
- the CEBPG gene encoding CCAAT/enhancer-binding protein gamma, whose protein sequence is MSKVAQQNSTPGISVIHTQAHASGLQQVPQLVPAGPGGGGKAAPPSKQSKKSSPMDRNSDEYRQRRERNNMAVKKSRLKSKQKAQDTLQRVNQLKEENERLEAKIKLLTKELSVLKDLFLEHAHNLADNVQPGGTENTTTPDNAGQ, encoded by the coding sequence ATGAGCAAGGTAGCACAGCAGAACAGTACTCCTGGAATAAGTGTTATTCATACTCAGGCTCATGCCAGCGGCTTACAGCAGGTTCCTCAGCTGGTGCCTGccggccctgggggagggggcaaagccGCGCCTCCGAGCAAGCAAAGCAAAAAGAGCTCGCCCATGGATCGAAACAGTGATGAGTATCGGCAGCGCAGAGAGAGGAACAACATGGCTGTGAAAAAGAGCCGGTTGAAAAGCAAGCAGAAGGCACAGGATACACTGCAGAGGGTGAATCAGCTCAAAGAAGAGAATGAACGGTTGGAAGCAAAAATTAAATTGCTGACTAAGGAATTAAGCGTACTGAAAGACTTGTTTCTTGAGCATGCACACAACCTTGCAGATAACGTGCAACCCGGTGGCACTGAAAATACAACAACTCCTGATAATGCAGGACAGTAG